A window of Haloarcula sp. H-GB4 contains these coding sequences:
- the mutS gene encoding DNA mismatch repair protein MutS, whose protein sequence is MDAALGPPEQMAELEEDLTPMMAQYYELCRQYDDALVLFQVGDFYEAFCAAAKRVARLCEITLTQREDSTGEYPMAGIPIDNAESYVETLLDAGYRVAIADQVEDPDEVSGVVERAVTRIVTPGTLTESELLGGADNNYVAALAAGERYGLALLDISTGDCYATSVGSESAVADELSRFGPAEAIVGPDVDVDRDAVFGPACLVTRYDADAFARERAEDRVGQYFGPPDRLLAGGAEVRACGGLLAYAEYTRGSSGAVGPDGEPVDPDVDPAGTLDYLNHLTRYDPREYMLLDAVAVESLELFERRSVRGHENRTLVDTVDETACALGRRKLTDWLRRPLLDADRIEARHGAVAELQRDPATREELSALLAEVYDLERLISRVSRGRANARDLRSLAATLSVVPDIQDHLADADARLLADLHATLDPLAETREEIEAAIRPDPPQQVTEGGVIREGYDEELDRLRSTEQSGKAWIDELEASERERTGIDSLKVGHTSVHGYYIEVTNANLDAVPEDYQRRQTLKNSERYYTPELKEREDEILRAESAADDLEYDLFCAVRDEVADEAERVQALADRLARLDVLVSFAEVAAQYNYCRPTVGSDGIDITAGRHPVVERTEDAFVPNDTHLGSGPVPANGDGSGDGVATNDGQPFLGVVTGPNMSGKSTYMRQVALICLLAQAGSFIAAKAADLPILDRVFTRVGASDDIAGGRSTFMIEMTELATILDAATEDSLVLLDEVGRGTSTADGLAIARAVTEHLHDDIGAYTLFATHHHDLTAVAAALPGATNRHFETSREDGDVRFDHELAPGPAAASYGVEVASMAGVPESVVERSRDLLADAEAGDTDTDSAATETTGPTENGAAAASASEGGADGHIQEALRTNGAAVKGELPEAVAQRLASLDVATMTPIEAMNALADLQDRLEEQ, encoded by the coding sequence ATGGACGCTGCGCTTGGCCCGCCCGAGCAGATGGCCGAGCTCGAGGAGGACCTGACGCCGATGATGGCACAGTACTACGAGCTGTGCCGGCAGTACGACGACGCGCTGGTCCTCTTTCAGGTCGGGGACTTCTACGAGGCCTTCTGTGCGGCCGCGAAACGGGTCGCCCGACTGTGTGAGATCACGCTGACCCAGCGCGAGGATTCGACCGGCGAGTACCCGATGGCCGGCATCCCCATCGACAACGCCGAGTCGTACGTCGAGACGCTGCTGGACGCGGGTTACCGGGTCGCCATCGCCGACCAAGTCGAAGACCCTGACGAGGTCAGCGGCGTGGTCGAGCGCGCGGTGACACGAATCGTCACCCCCGGCACACTCACCGAGAGCGAACTGCTGGGCGGGGCGGACAACAATTACGTCGCGGCTCTGGCCGCAGGCGAGCGGTACGGACTGGCGCTGCTCGACATCTCGACTGGCGACTGCTACGCCACGAGCGTCGGCTCGGAAAGCGCCGTCGCCGACGAACTCAGCCGGTTCGGCCCCGCCGAAGCCATCGTTGGGCCGGACGTCGACGTGGACCGGGACGCCGTCTTCGGGCCGGCCTGTCTGGTGACGCGCTACGACGCGGACGCCTTTGCCAGGGAACGCGCCGAGGACCGGGTGGGACAGTACTTCGGCCCGCCGGATCGACTGCTCGCCGGCGGCGCGGAAGTCCGGGCCTGTGGCGGCCTGCTGGCCTACGCTGAGTACACCCGCGGCAGCAGCGGGGCAGTCGGACCCGACGGCGAGCCGGTCGATCCAGATGTCGACCCCGCAGGCACACTCGACTACCTCAATCACCTCACGCGGTACGACCCGCGGGAGTACATGCTGCTTGACGCCGTCGCCGTCGAGAGTCTCGAACTGTTCGAGCGGCGCTCGGTCCGGGGTCACGAGAACCGCACGCTCGTGGACACGGTCGACGAGACGGCGTGTGCGCTGGGGCGGCGGAAACTGACCGACTGGCTCCGGCGGCCGCTCCTCGACGCCGACCGCATCGAGGCCCGCCACGGCGCGGTTGCGGAACTCCAGCGCGACCCCGCAACCAGAGAGGAGCTCTCAGCCCTGCTCGCGGAGGTGTACGACCTCGAACGGCTCATCTCACGCGTCTCGCGTGGGCGAGCGAACGCCCGTGACCTCCGGTCGCTGGCCGCAACGCTGTCAGTCGTACCGGACATCCAGGACCACCTTGCCGACGCCGATGCCCGCCTACTCGCGGACTTGCACGCGACACTGGACCCACTGGCCGAAACCCGCGAGGAAATCGAGGCGGCGATCCGCCCGGACCCGCCACAGCAGGTGACCGAAGGCGGCGTCATCCGCGAAGGCTACGACGAGGAACTGGACCGGCTCCGCTCGACCGAGCAGTCCGGCAAGGCGTGGATTGACGAACTGGAAGCGAGCGAGCGCGAGCGGACCGGCATCGACTCGCTGAAGGTCGGGCACACCTCCGTCCACGGCTACTACATCGAGGTGACAAACGCCAATCTCGATGCCGTCCCCGAGGACTACCAGCGCCGCCAGACGCTGAAGAACAGCGAGCGCTACTACACGCCGGAACTCAAGGAGCGCGAGGACGAAATCCTGCGAGCAGAGAGCGCAGCCGACGACCTGGAGTACGACCTGTTCTGTGCGGTCCGGGACGAGGTGGCCGACGAGGCCGAGCGCGTGCAGGCCCTTGCAGACCGCCTCGCCCGCCTCGACGTGCTTGTTTCGTTCGCCGAAGTCGCGGCGCAGTACAACTACTGCCGACCCACAGTCGGCAGCGATGGCATCGACATCACCGCCGGCCGCCACCCGGTCGTCGAGCGGACCGAGGACGCCTTCGTCCCCAACGACACGCATCTGGGGAGCGGGCCAGTCCCAGCGAACGGAGACGGAAGCGGTGATGGCGTCGCCACGAACGATGGACAGCCCTTCCTCGGGGTGGTCACGGGGCCGAACATGAGCGGGAAGTCGACGTACATGCGGCAGGTCGCGTTGATTTGCCTGCTCGCACAGGCGGGAAGCTTTATCGCCGCGAAGGCGGCCGATCTACCGATACTCGACCGCGTCTTCACCCGCGTTGGGGCCAGCGATGACATCGCCGGCGGCCGCTCGACCTTCATGATCGAGATGACCGAACTGGCGACGATTCTGGACGCGGCGACCGAAGACTCACTGGTCCTGCTGGACGAGGTCGGCCGCGGCACGTCGACAGCCGATGGGCTGGCTATCGCTCGCGCCGTGACCGAGCATCTCCACGACGATATCGGCGCGTACACGCTGTTTGCGACCCACCACCACGACCTGACTGCCGTCGCCGCGGCGCTGCCCGGCGCGACCAACCGCCACTTCGAGACCAGCCGCGAGGACGGCGACGTTCGCTTCGACCACGAACTCGCACCCGGCCCCGCGGCGGCCTCCTACGGTGTCGAGGTGGCGAGCATGGCTGGCGTCCCCGAATCCGTCGTCGAGCGGTCGCGGGACCTTCTGGCGGATGCCGAGGCGGGCGACACCGACACGGATTCCGCCGCCACGGAGACGACTGGACCGACGGAGAACGGAGCAGCGGCGGCTTCGGCCAGCGAGGGTGGAGCGGACGGCCACATACAGGAGGCGCTTCGGACGAACGGGGCCGCCGTCAAGGGAGAGTTACCGGAAGCAGTGGCACAGCGGTTGGCCTCGCTCGATGTCGCGACGATGACGCCGATAGAAGCGATGAACGCGCTCGCGGACCTGCAGGACCGACTCGAAGAACAGTAG
- the thsB gene encoding thermosome subunit beta: MSQRQMQGQPMIILGEDSQRMKDKSAQEHNISAARAVAESVRSTLGPKGMDKMLVSSMGDVTVTNDGVTILSEMDIDNPTASMIVEVAETQEDEAGDGTTSAVAIAGELLKNAEDLLEQDIHPTAIIKGFNMAATQAKDELDDIATEVDPDDEELLKKVAETSMTGKGAELNKELLAQIIVDAVNAVTVEAEDGSVIADLEYLNIETQTGSSAGNSELLEGAVIDKDPVHEEMATEAEDADVLLVDTAIELDETEVDAQLSVDDPSQLQNFLDKEEEQLKQMVDQIADTGADVVFCQKGIDDMAQHYLAEKGILAVRRAKKSDIEFLKEVLGARIVSDLDSATAEDLGHGSVTRDDAEGLFYVEGSGDGAHGVTLLLRGSTDHVVDELERGVTDALDVVASTVANGSVLGGGGAPEVEVARRLRDYADSVEGREQLAIESFADALEIIPRTLAENAGLDSIDTLVDLRAAHEDGDVSAGLNVFSGDVENTLDTGVVEPAHAKRQAISSAAEAANLVLKIDDIIAAGELSTSGGDEGGPGGPGGAPGGMGGMGGGMGGMM, encoded by the coding sequence ATGAGCCAACGCCAGATGCAGGGCCAGCCGATGATCATCCTGGGAGAGGACTCCCAGCGGATGAAGGACAAGTCTGCACAGGAACACAACATCTCGGCCGCTCGCGCGGTCGCCGAGTCAGTACGCTCGACGCTCGGCCCGAAGGGGATGGACAAGATGCTCGTCTCCTCGATGGGCGACGTCACCGTCACGAACGACGGCGTCACCATTCTCTCGGAGATGGACATCGACAACCCGACAGCCTCGATGATTGTCGAGGTTGCCGAGACACAGGAAGACGAGGCCGGTGACGGCACCACCTCCGCTGTCGCCATCGCAGGCGAACTCCTCAAGAACGCCGAGGACCTCCTCGAACAGGACATTCACCCGACGGCGATCATCAAAGGGTTCAACATGGCCGCCACGCAGGCCAAGGACGAACTTGACGACATCGCCACGGAAGTCGACCCCGACGACGAGGAACTCTTGAAGAAGGTCGCCGAAACCTCGATGACGGGCAAGGGCGCGGAGCTCAACAAGGAACTGCTCGCCCAGATCATCGTTGACGCGGTCAACGCTGTGACCGTCGAGGCCGAAGACGGCTCCGTCATCGCCGACCTCGAGTACCTCAACATCGAGACCCAGACCGGCAGCTCCGCCGGCAACTCCGAGCTCCTCGAAGGCGCAGTCATCGACAAGGACCCGGTCCACGAGGAGATGGCAACCGAGGCAGAGGACGCCGACGTCCTCCTCGTCGACACGGCCATCGAACTCGACGAGACCGAAGTCGACGCGCAGCTCTCCGTCGACGACCCGAGCCAGCTCCAGAACTTCCTCGACAAGGAAGAAGAGCAGCTCAAGCAGATGGTCGACCAGATCGCCGACACCGGCGCTGATGTCGTCTTCTGCCAGAAGGGCATCGACGACATGGCCCAGCACTACCTCGCCGAGAAGGGTATTCTGGCCGTCCGCCGCGCCAAGAAGTCCGACATCGAGTTCCTCAAAGAGGTTCTGGGTGCTCGCATCGTCTCCGATCTCGACTCCGCGACCGCGGAAGACCTCGGCCACGGCTCCGTCACCCGCGACGACGCCGAAGGCCTGTTCTACGTCGAGGGTAGCGGCGACGGAGCCCACGGCGTCACCCTCCTGCTCCGTGGCTCGACCGACCACGTCGTTGACGAACTCGAACGTGGTGTCACAGACGCGCTCGACGTTGTCGCGTCCACGGTCGCCAACGGCAGCGTCCTCGGTGGCGGCGGCGCACCTGAAGTCGAAGTCGCCCGCCGGCTCCGCGACTACGCCGACAGCGTCGAAGGCCGCGAACAGCTCGCCATCGAGTCCTTCGCCGACGCGCTGGAGATCATCCCGCGCACGCTCGCCGAAAACGCTGGTCTCGACAGCATCGACACGCTCGTCGACCTGCGCGCCGCCCACGAGGACGGCGACGTCAGCGCTGGCCTGAACGTCTTCTCCGGTGACGTCGAGAACACGCTCGACACCGGCGTCGTTGAGCCAGCACACGCCAAGCGACAGGCGATTTCCTCGGCTGCAGAGGCCGCGAACCTGGTCCTCAAGATCGACGACATCATCGCTGCCGGCGAGCTCTCGACCTCCGGCGGCGACGAAGGCGGCCCCGGCGGCCCCGGTGGCGCCCCTGGAGGCATGGGCGGCATGGGCGGCGGCATGGGCGGCATGATGTAA
- a CDS encoding HAMP domain-containing sensor histidine kinase: MGSKSVLVVAADGLDTATLESALAETPASVTHLSDLTDLFDTLTYSAFHALVLPETVDGQSGTDIAYGVRKLFPDLPVIIVGEDPAAVPDDLEVTAVEPSARLEDAVAEAVRDSLDAEPPSVAGRPPSPMETLLLSLFNEIPDHLYAKDDQARHVLLGRGFNEPTDRLGLTDVEVPELVEEHAKAALRDEMDVIEEETDLIEVEEFLDLDASYVRTRKMPWYDPAGDVQGIVGHTQDITDRKLREHAFRRQNERMVKVALVASHELRNELQIAYGRLEELADCDGSTADIEESLSQISTIIDTVVELSTSDPNGPVQYDEVEQVPKREHVWLSRLSREVWDTLADSEARLTFDGDTRIVADQESAGLLLQILFQNALEHAGPSVTVTVGTTADGFFVADDGPGIDVEPLERVFDAGHTAVAENTGFGLYVARRVAADHGWTVTATESESGGARFDIGNVDCPE, translated from the coding sequence ATGGGTAGCAAATCTGTCTTGGTCGTCGCAGCCGACGGGCTGGATACCGCCACTCTCGAATCTGCCCTCGCCGAGACGCCGGCTTCGGTCACGCACCTGTCGGACCTCACGGACCTCTTCGATACGCTCACCTATTCGGCGTTCCACGCGCTCGTGCTGCCCGAAACAGTCGATGGCCAGTCCGGAACCGATATCGCGTACGGTGTCAGGAAGCTGTTTCCCGACCTGCCGGTGATCATCGTTGGCGAGGACCCAGCGGCGGTCCCGGATGATCTTGAGGTGACGGCCGTCGAGCCGTCGGCACGTCTCGAAGACGCCGTCGCTGAGGCCGTCCGGGACAGTCTCGACGCTGAGCCACCGTCCGTTGCTGGACGCCCACCGTCCCCGATGGAGACGCTGTTACTCTCTCTGTTCAACGAGATTCCCGACCACCTGTATGCGAAGGACGACCAGGCTCGACACGTCCTGCTGGGCCGGGGGTTCAACGAGCCGACCGACCGGCTCGGCCTCACTGACGTCGAAGTCCCGGAACTGGTCGAGGAACACGCGAAAGCGGCCCTGCGTGACGAGATGGACGTTATCGAGGAGGAAACAGATCTGATCGAAGTGGAGGAGTTCCTCGACCTCGATGCGTCGTACGTCCGCACCCGCAAGATGCCGTGGTATGATCCCGCTGGCGACGTTCAGGGGATCGTCGGACACACGCAGGATATCACTGACCGAAAGCTCCGCGAGCACGCGTTTCGTCGCCAGAACGAACGGATGGTGAAAGTCGCACTCGTGGCGTCTCACGAGCTTCGAAATGAACTTCAGATCGCCTACGGCCGACTCGAAGAGCTGGCTGACTGCGATGGTTCGACTGCCGACATCGAGGAGTCGCTTTCCCAGATCTCTACGATTATCGATACCGTGGTCGAGCTCTCCACGAGCGACCCAAATGGCCCGGTCCAGTACGACGAGGTCGAACAGGTCCCAAAGCGGGAACACGTGTGGCTCTCACGTCTCAGTCGAGAGGTGTGGGACACGCTCGCCGACAGTGAGGCGCGCCTGACCTTCGACGGGGATACCCGTATTGTCGCCGATCAGGAGTCCGCCGGACTGTTGCTCCAGATACTGTTCCAGAACGCACTTGAACACGCCGGACCGTCGGTCACCGTCACTGTCGGTACGACGGCAGACGGTTTCTTTGTCGCCGATGACGGCCCGGGCATCGATGTCGAACCGCTGGAGCGCGTGTTCGACGCGGGTCACACTGCTGTCGCAGAGAACACTGGGTTCGGACTCTATGTCGCCAGACGGGTCGCCGCTGACCACGGTTGGACGGTCACAGCGACGGAGAGCGAGTCGGGCGGTGCCCGATTCGATATTGGAAACGTCGACTGTCCCGAATAG
- the leuS gene encoding leucine--tRNA ligase, whose product MTTTGEERERGFDHTEIEPRWQRTWDEADVFRIDDDETDPEYVLAMFPYTSGSLHMGHVRNYTITDAYARFERMRGESVLHPMGWDSFGLPAENAAEERDTNPRDWTMQCIDSMRDQLTEMGFGYDWDRELATCEPDYYQWNQWLFKQFREEGLVERQAAELNWCPSCETVLADEQVEGEEELCWRCDTPIEAREMDQWFFTITDYAEELLEDLDDLEGWPNNVREMQRNWIGKQEGASVAFEVGDYGEVDIFTTRLDTIHGATFFSLAPGHPVAQEIAEGNDEVAEYIETAEQADEDELDVTSGVFTGEYATNPATGEEIPVYVADYVLTDVGTGALYAVPAHDERDHEFAEAHDIDIVQVIEPTDDADADPEDIDVQEAAYPEDGLLVNSGEFDGLSSNEARDRFVEEFDGEHRTEYNLRDWGISRQRYWGTPIPMIHCDDCGYVEVPDEDLPVELPEFVHTTGNPLDAAEEWKHVDCPDCGESAVRETDTMDTFVDSSWYFLRYTSPEMDEAPFDAERASDWMPVDQYVGGIEHAVMHLLYARFFTKVLDDLDMVDGVREPFTNLTNQGMVLGEDGNKMSKSLDNGVSPQRIIEEYGADTARLFIMEAAQPEKEFAWSPEGVQSAHSFLQNVYTLVSAYAEGEAGTAADTENGADIADYVAREIDATAANATAEFEDFRFNHALQAVRELVSLLRRYQEATTPDADTFERGLATAAKLLAPVAPHAAEEMWAELGHDDLLAEAEWPAAEAPDDYETERQLIENTREDIRDIVDTVGIEDPQTITLAVAPEWKHRVLDLARNADGNVVGTVMQDEELREQGEAAADFAKELAGRAQSLDEQLPPEREQAALDRAAWLIEREFGADVVVQGPEEGDPDLVSKAGPGRPAINIDE is encoded by the coding sequence ATGACCACGACCGGTGAGGAACGCGAGCGGGGGTTCGATCATACAGAGATCGAGCCCCGGTGGCAGCGCACGTGGGACGAGGCCGACGTGTTCCGGATCGACGACGACGAGACCGACCCGGAGTACGTGCTGGCGATGTTCCCCTACACCTCCGGAAGCCTCCACATGGGCCACGTCCGGAACTACACAATCACGGATGCCTACGCCCGCTTTGAGCGGATGCGCGGCGAGAGCGTTCTCCACCCGATGGGGTGGGACTCCTTCGGCCTCCCGGCTGAGAACGCCGCCGAGGAACGCGACACCAACCCGCGGGACTGGACGATGCAGTGTATCGACTCGATGCGCGACCAGCTCACGGAGATGGGCTTTGGCTACGACTGGGACCGCGAACTCGCGACCTGTGAACCCGACTACTACCAGTGGAACCAGTGGCTGTTCAAACAGTTCCGCGAGGAAGGGCTGGTCGAGCGTCAGGCCGCCGAGCTGAACTGGTGTCCCTCCTGTGAGACTGTCCTCGCCGATGAGCAGGTTGAGGGCGAGGAAGAACTGTGCTGGCGCTGTGACACGCCCATCGAGGCCCGCGAGATGGACCAGTGGTTCTTCACCATCACCGACTACGCCGAGGAACTGCTCGAGGACTTAGACGACCTCGAGGGCTGGCCGAACAACGTCCGGGAGATGCAGCGCAACTGGATCGGCAAGCAAGAGGGCGCAAGCGTCGCCTTCGAGGTTGGCGACTACGGCGAGGTCGACATCTTCACGACCCGGCTGGACACCATCCACGGGGCGACGTTCTTCTCGCTAGCTCCGGGCCACCCTGTCGCACAGGAAATTGCCGAGGGCAACGACGAGGTCGCCGAATACATCGAAACGGCCGAACAGGCCGACGAGGACGAACTGGACGTGACTTCCGGTGTGTTCACCGGCGAGTACGCGACCAATCCCGCGACCGGTGAGGAGATTCCCGTCTACGTCGCCGACTACGTGCTGACCGACGTGGGGACTGGCGCGCTGTACGCCGTGCCGGCTCACGACGAGCGCGACCACGAGTTCGCGGAGGCCCACGATATCGATATCGTGCAGGTCATCGAACCGACTGACGACGCGGACGCTGATCCCGAGGACATCGACGTGCAGGAAGCGGCCTATCCTGAAGACGGCCTGCTGGTCAACAGTGGCGAGTTCGACGGACTCAGTAGTAACGAAGCCCGCGACCGCTTCGTCGAGGAGTTCGACGGCGAGCACCGCACGGAGTACAACCTCCGGGACTGGGGCATTTCCCGCCAGCGCTACTGGGGCACGCCGATTCCGATGATCCACTGCGACGACTGTGGCTACGTCGAAGTCCCCGACGAGGACCTCCCCGTCGAACTGCCGGAGTTCGTCCACACGACCGGGAACCCGCTGGATGCCGCAGAGGAGTGGAAACACGTCGACTGCCCCGACTGCGGGGAGAGCGCGGTGCGGGAAACGGACACGATGGACACCTTTGTCGACTCCTCGTGGTACTTCCTGCGGTACACCTCGCCGGAGATGGACGAGGCCCCCTTCGACGCCGAGCGAGCCAGCGACTGGATGCCGGTCGACCAGTACGTCGGCGGTATCGAACACGCCGTGATGCACCTGCTGTACGCCCGCTTCTTTACGAAAGTGCTGGACGACCTCGACATGGTTGATGGCGTCCGCGAGCCCTTCACCAACCTCACGAACCAGGGAATGGTGCTGGGCGAGGACGGCAACAAGATGTCGAAGAGTCTGGATAACGGCGTCTCACCCCAGCGCATCATCGAGGAGTACGGGGCCGACACGGCTCGGCTGTTCATCATGGAGGCCGCCCAGCCAGAGAAAGAATTCGCCTGGAGTCCTGAGGGTGTGCAGTCCGCCCACAGCTTCCTCCAGAACGTGTACACGCTGGTTTCGGCCTACGCCGAGGGTGAGGCGGGGACCGCCGCTGACACGGAGAATGGGGCCGACATCGCGGACTACGTCGCCCGCGAAATCGACGCGACGGCAGCGAATGCGACGGCGGAGTTCGAGGACTTCAGGTTCAACCACGCGCTGCAAGCCGTGCGGGAACTGGTGTCGCTACTGCGCCGCTATCAGGAGGCGACTACCCCCGACGCTGACACCTTCGAGCGCGGGCTGGCGACGGCCGCGAAACTGCTCGCTCCGGTCGCCCCCCACGCCGCTGAGGAGATGTGGGCCGAACTGGGCCACGACGACCTTCTCGCGGAGGCCGAGTGGCCGGCCGCTGAGGCGCCCGACGACTACGAGACGGAGCGTCAACTGATTGAGAACACCCGCGAGGACATCCGCGACATCGTCGACACGGTCGGCATCGAGGACCCACAGACGATTACGCTCGCGGTTGCACCGGAGTGGAAACACCGCGTCCTCGACCTTGCCCGGAACGCCGACGGCAACGTCGTCGGCACCGTCATGCAGGACGAGGAACTGCGCGAGCAGGGCGAGGCGGCCGCGGACTTCGCCAAGGAACTGGCCGGCCGTGCACAGTCGCTGGACGAGCAACTGCCGCCCGAGCGTGAACAGGCGGCGCTTGACCGGGCTGCGTGGCTCATCGAACGGGAGTTCGGCGCTGACGTGGTCGTTCAGGGTCCCGAGGAAGGGGACCCCGACCTCGTCAGCAAGGCCGGTCCCGGCCGTCCGGCCATCAACATCGACGAATAG
- a CDS encoding peroxiredoxin, translating to MVLEPGTDVPTIRATNQHGDAVQPSFEQPTVLYFYPADDTAGCTTEATQFEEHANRFEEAGVSVYGVSTDGVESHRDFTESNGISFDLLADPEGRLCDAFDVPLVDGRSQRTTYVIAKERVVAVYERVGPDGHAASVFEDLVDTGLVSAK from the coding sequence ATGGTACTCGAACCCGGTACCGACGTGCCGACGATCAGGGCGACAAACCAGCACGGCGACGCAGTCCAGCCCAGCTTCGAGCAGCCGACGGTGCTGTACTTCTATCCGGCGGACGACACCGCCGGCTGCACGACGGAAGCGACGCAGTTCGAGGAGCACGCAAATCGGTTCGAGGAGGCCGGTGTCTCGGTGTACGGCGTCTCGACCGACGGCGTCGAGAGCCACCGCGACTTTACTGAATCGAACGGCATCAGTTTCGACCTGCTGGCCGACCCCGAAGGGCGGCTGTGTGACGCGTTCGATGTGCCACTCGTCGACGGGCGGAGCCAGCGGACGACATACGTCATTGCGAAGGAACGCGTCGTCGCCGTCTACGAGCGGGTCGGCCCCGACGGTCACGCGGCGAGCGTCTTCGAGGACCTCGTCGATACTGGGCTGGTCAGCGCCAAGTAG
- a CDS encoding Hsp20/alpha crystallin family protein, which translates to MSDRDPFSEIERAFDMLGEQFGVDMGAIPVDVVDEGNAFLVHADLPGYDSEDIDVQLVEDRKLTISATSSQERESTDGQYVQRERRQQSLSRSVRLPEAVDDGETTASYDSGVLTVRLAKVGHSEDDDGTDIPVN; encoded by the coding sequence ATGTCTGACCGCGATCCGTTCAGCGAGATTGAGCGCGCGTTCGATATGCTTGGAGAGCAGTTTGGCGTCGACATGGGGGCTATCCCGGTCGACGTCGTCGACGAGGGCAACGCCTTCCTCGTCCACGCGGACCTGCCCGGCTACGACAGCGAGGACATCGACGTCCAGCTTGTCGAGGACCGGAAGCTCACCATCAGCGCCACGTCGAGCCAGGAGCGGGAATCGACCGACGGGCAGTACGTCCAGCGCGAGCGTCGGCAACAGTCGCTGAGCCGGTCGGTCCGCCTCCCCGAAGCCGTCGACGACGGTGAGACCACCGCGAGCTACGACAGCGGCGTTCTCACCGTTCGGCTGGCGAAGGTCGGACACAGCGAGGACGACGACGGGACGGATATCCCCGTAAACTAA
- the pheA gene encoding prephenate dehydratase, with product MTTVTLGPEGTYSHRAAQAVTDDNISFSESVTAIVEAVANGEAERGVVPVENSIEGSVTESLDAFAEYDIAVVEEIITPIRHALLAQDDSFSLVASHAQALAQCRGWLDEHYPGVNVEAVASTARGVERARGDADIAAIGHPENATNGTELKVLAEDIQDRSSNATRFVVVAPTSERSEAGGKSSFIVYPDVDYPGLLLELLQPFADRDINLTRVESRPSGERLGDYVFHIDISAGLYEQRTQEALADIEDIAGKGWVRRLGSYDSKTVVN from the coding sequence ATGACCACTGTTACCCTGGGTCCTGAGGGGACCTACTCCCACCGCGCCGCACAGGCAGTCACCGACGACAATATCTCCTTTTCTGAGTCAGTGACCGCCATCGTCGAGGCCGTCGCCAACGGCGAGGCCGAACGTGGCGTCGTCCCCGTCGAGAACAGTATCGAAGGCTCCGTCACCGAATCGCTCGATGCCTTCGCGGAGTACGACATCGCCGTCGTCGAGGAGATCATCACGCCGATCCGCCACGCCCTACTCGCACAGGACGACTCGTTCTCGCTGGTGGCCAGCCATGCCCAGGCGCTGGCCCAGTGTCGCGGCTGGCTCGACGAGCACTACCCCGGCGTCAATGTCGAAGCCGTCGCGTCGACGGCCCGCGGCGTCGAGCGCGCCCGTGGCGACGCTGACATCGCCGCGATCGGCCACCCGGAGAACGCGACCAACGGCACCGAACTGAAAGTGCTCGCAGAGGACATTCAGGACCGGTCCTCGAACGCCACCCGCTTCGTCGTCGTCGCCCCGACGAGTGAGAGAAGTGAGGCCGGCGGCAAGAGTTCCTTCATTGTCTACCCCGACGTCGACTACCCCGGTCTGTTGCTCGAACTGCTGCAGCCGTTCGCCGACCGCGATATCAACCTCACCCGCGTCGAGTCCCGGCCAAGCGGTGAGCGGTTGGGCGACTACGTCTTCCACATCGACATCTCGGCTGGCCTCTACGAACAGCGGACACAGGAGGCCCTCGCTGATATCGAAGACATCGCCGGAAAAGGGTGGGTACGCCGGCTGGGGTCGTACGACTCCAAAACGGTCGTCAACTGA